The Gracilimonas sediminicola sequence GAATCAGGTTTGGGTACACGCCGTTTGGAGTACAAAAGACCGACTACCACTACTAAAGAGATATTTCAGAGGAGAACTGAACATTTACATTAAAGAAAACTCCTTGGAATGGGGTATTCAGGTTGATGTCGTGAATGGTATGCAAGACCATCTGCATGTTCTATTCAAACTTCCAACGACCGTTTCAGTAGCTGATGCCATTAAACAAATGAAAGGTGCTTCATCAAGGTGGGTAAATGAGAACTATTACCCAACCGGTAAATTTGAATGGCAACAAGGGTATGGTGTATTTTCAGTTGGGAGAAATGAGATTAACAGGGTTAGAAATTACATCTACAATCAGGAATACCATCACCAGAATCGCTCTTTTCAGGATGAAATAAAACAATTTGATATCAGAAGAATGTAGTCCTTTATTAAAGCGAAGGATTTCAATCCTCCTTACATTGATTTTATTTTAGATTTTTCAATTCATCACCCCTATGCCCGATAAACAAATTCCGTTTCTTTTTGATATCCCATCCGTTGCCGAGCTCACCGAGAAGATCAAGAACCTGCTGGAGCAGAATTTTGTGGATATTTTGGTGGAAGGCGAAACCAGCAACGTCAATCAAAGCCGGAACGGGCACTATTATTTCACCCTCAAAGATGCCGATGCTTCCCTTCCCTGTGTAATATGGAGAAGCACTGCTCAACGACTGGGCATTAATCTAACCGATGGTCAACAGATAGTAGTCGGTGGCGACATCCAGGTGTATGCTCCCCATGGCCGCTATCAGATGATTGTGAATCTGGTTCAGCAAGCCGGCATTGGAAAGCTTCAGCAGGCTTTTGAAAAGCTGAAGGCAAAGCTGAAAGAAGAAGGTTTGTTTGATGACACCCACAAAGTAGCACTTCCCAAATTTCCCGAACGCATCGGGGTGGTGACATCCGCGACCGGTGCCGCTTTTCAGGACATCCGTTCTACCCTGGAAAAAAGATGGCCGCTTGCTGAAGTGAAACTTTATCACGCCAGTGTGCAGGGCGTGAATGCTGCGCCGGAAATCGTGGATGGCATCAATTACTTCTCCAATCACAAGAATGTGGATATCCTGATTATAGGACGTGGCGGCGGTTCCCTGGAAGACCTTTGGCCGTTTAATGAAGAATCCGTTGCCCGTGCTGTCTATCATTGTGAAGTTCCGGTCATCAGTGCGGTGGGACACGAAGTTGATTTTTCCATCTCCGATTTTGTAGCCGATGCCCGGGCCGCTACACCAACACAAGCTGCTGTACTTGCCGTCCCCGACATTAACGAAATCCGGTTTATGGTAGAAGATTATGCCAAAAAACTGGAGGTAAATACTACCGGAGCCATTGAGTTATATAAAGATAAAGTGGCAAATATGGCGAAGTCGCACGCCTTGCTGGCTGTAAAGCAGAAGAT is a genomic window containing:
- the tnpA gene encoding IS200/IS605 family transposase; this translates as MPKTLNQVWVHAVWSTKDRLPLLKRYFRGELNIYIKENSLEWGIQVDVVNGMQDHLHVLFKLPTTVSVADAIKQMKGASSRWVNENYYPTGKFEWQQGYGVFSVGRNEINRVRNYIYNQEYHHQNRSFQDEIKQFDIRRM
- the xseA gene encoding exodeoxyribonuclease VII large subunit, which translates into the protein MPDKQIPFLFDIPSVAELTEKIKNLLEQNFVDILVEGETSNVNQSRNGHYYFTLKDADASLPCVIWRSTAQRLGINLTDGQQIVVGGDIQVYAPHGRYQMIVNLVQQAGIGKLQQAFEKLKAKLKEEGLFDDTHKVALPKFPERIGVVTSATGAAFQDIRSTLEKRWPLAEVKLYHASVQGVNAAPEIVDGINYFSNHKNVDILIIGRGGGSLEDLWPFNEESVARAVYHCEVPVISAVGHEVDFSISDFVADARAATPTQAAVLAVPDINEIRFMVEDYAKKLEVNTTGAIELYKDKVANMAKSHALLAVKQKMESARSRILTLNEKLEHRTESLVRNRKEHLTKLFHSLDKQNPNEPLEKGFARVWQDGKWIRESKAFKKAAGFDLEWKDAKVTLEE